A genomic region of Pseudomonas migulae contains the following coding sequences:
- a CDS encoding alpha/beta fold hydrolase encodes MPFVTIDGQPLHYIDQGTGPAVLLAGSYLWDQTMWAPQIAALSQQYRVIALDLWGHGESGTLPEGTQSLDDIARQALALLDHLDIDRITLVGLSVGGMWGVRLALSVPQRINGLVLMDTYVGVEPEPTRQYYFSLFKQIEDTGVIAPQLLDIVVPIFFRPGIDPQSALYQDFRAKLAALPPERLRQSIVPMGRITFGRDDLLPRLGELKADTTLVMCGDQDKPRPPSEAQEMAGLIGCPCVLVPEAGHISNLENPQFVTEALLKFLAERN; translated from the coding sequence ATGCCCTTCGTAACGATTGACGGACAACCCCTTCACTACATTGATCAAGGCACCGGCCCCGCAGTGCTGCTTGCCGGCAGCTACTTGTGGGACCAAACCATGTGGGCGCCGCAGATTGCCGCTCTGTCGCAACAGTATCGGGTGATCGCCCTGGACCTGTGGGGCCATGGTGAATCAGGCACGCTACCCGAAGGCACGCAATCGCTGGATGACATTGCCCGTCAGGCACTGGCGTTGCTCGATCATCTGGACATCGACCGGATCACGCTGGTCGGTCTGTCGGTTGGCGGCATGTGGGGCGTGCGCCTGGCGCTGTCAGTTCCGCAACGAATCAACGGCCTGGTGCTGATGGACACCTACGTCGGGGTCGAGCCGGAACCCACCCGTCAGTACTATTTCTCGCTGTTCAAACAGATCGAAGACACCGGCGTGATCGCCCCGCAACTGCTCGACATCGTCGTGCCGATCTTCTTCCGTCCGGGCATCGATCCACAGTCAGCGTTGTATCAGGATTTTCGCGCAAAACTGGCTGCGCTGCCGCCGGAGCGTCTGCGTCAAAGCATCGTGCCGATGGGGCGGATTACGTTTGGACGGGATGATTTGTTGCCGCGTCTGGGCGAGTTGAAGGCTGACACCACGCTGGTGATGTGTGGCGATCAGGACAAGCCGCGGCCGCCGTCGGAGGCGCAGGAAATGGCCGGGTTGATCGGCTGCCCGTGTGTGTTGGTGCCGGAGGCGGGGCATATCTCCAACCTGGAGAATCCGCAGTTTGTGACTGAGGCTTTGCTGAAGTTTCTGGCTGAGAGAAATTAG